Proteins encoded by one window of Dryocola sp. LX212:
- a CDS encoding EAL domain-containing protein — protein sequence MDTGCSSRDGVVRLFRIMAGNMNVTLDIVYHSQFYFLPLRTPEGRLFGVELITNFVGVDAPVRIPTELISPYITPEQELKLFREKLSLLVNHQDFFKAQQLVTWLNISEEIVNAIPDTPELITLIDQLPFLAFTITESFNDLNLGADNLKLRTFSRRFPLVLANFGAGVITTKPILDGLFTAVMLDRAFIQKQLHARSFAPFMLAILSQLTPFCRDMIIAGIDDEAALSKAAPLGFRAMQGGFWPAVPVDSLSELILRP from the coding sequence GTGGATACTGGATGTTCATCGCGCGACGGTGTCGTCCGCCTTTTTAGAATCATGGCTGGCAACATGAACGTCACTCTCGATATTGTTTATCACTCTCAGTTTTATTTCCTGCCGCTGCGAACGCCGGAAGGGCGGCTCTTTGGCGTGGAGCTAATCACTAACTTTGTCGGCGTTGACGCCCCCGTCCGTATTCCAACGGAACTCATTTCCCCTTATATTACTCCTGAACAAGAACTAAAATTGTTTCGCGAAAAATTATCATTACTCGTGAATCATCAAGATTTCTTTAAGGCTCAGCAACTCGTTACCTGGCTAAATATAAGCGAAGAAATCGTTAATGCTATTCCGGACACGCCGGAACTCATTACCCTTATCGACCAGCTGCCTTTTCTGGCGTTTACTATTACCGAATCTTTTAATGATTTAAATCTCGGTGCCGACAATTTAAAATTACGCACGTTCTCCCGGCGGTTCCCTCTGGTGCTGGCTAACTTTGGCGCGGGGGTTATTACGACTAAACCAATACTCGATGGCCTGTTTACCGCCGTAATGCTGGACAGGGCATTTATTCAGAAACAGCTACATGCACGCTCTTTCGCGCCGTTTATGCTGGCCATACTTTCTCAGCTGACGCCTTTCTGTCGCGATATGATAATTGCGGGTATTGACGATGAAGCCGCACTTAGCAAAGCTGCTCCCCTGGGGTTCAGGGCCATGCAGGGCGGGTTCTGGCCTGCCGTGCCGGTGGATTCGCTTAGCGAACTGATACTGCGACCTTAA
- a CDS encoding LacI family DNA-binding transcriptional regulator: MVTLEDVAALAGVSRATVSRVVNGDTNVRTQTRLIVEAAIAELGYSPNPAARALASSQSNTLGLVTTNYRGGFFGALMDTVQSETELHGMQLLVTQGRSSAENELGAIQRLYNLRCDGLVLHIRALEDEALLRLAEQGRKFVVLDREVAGLEDRCVVFDHRSASELATQVFINGGHTRIACLHGPTSRASSLLRRQGFLDAMHKAGLEPVATLEGDYDMPSGHQQTTLLLQEARPTAIYCCNEEMALGAMLAINERGLRIPQDISLICYDSGERAPFVRPALTSVHFPISEMARYATWKLLNEHCEKESFLPQIVHRDSVRGNQ; encoded by the coding sequence CGTTTCGCGGGTGGTGAATGGTGACACTAATGTCAGGACTCAGACGCGCCTCATCGTCGAAGCGGCTATTGCTGAACTCGGCTATTCCCCTAATCCTGCCGCCCGCGCGCTGGCTTCCAGCCAGAGTAATACGCTCGGGCTGGTCACCACCAATTATCGCGGCGGCTTCTTCGGCGCGCTGATGGATACCGTGCAGAGCGAAACTGAGCTTCACGGCATGCAGCTGCTGGTGACACAGGGGCGTAGTTCTGCCGAAAATGAGCTGGGAGCTATTCAGCGGTTATATAATCTGCGCTGCGATGGGCTGGTTCTGCATATTCGCGCCCTTGAAGATGAGGCTTTGCTGAGGCTTGCGGAGCAGGGGCGCAAATTTGTGGTTCTGGATCGCGAAGTGGCAGGCCTTGAGGATCGCTGTGTGGTCTTCGATCACCGCAGCGCAAGCGAACTGGCCACCCAAGTCTTTATTAACGGCGGGCATACCAGAATTGCCTGTCTGCACGGCCCCACCAGCCGAGCCTCCAGCCTGCTGCGCAGGCAGGGCTTTCTGGACGCTATGCATAAGGCCGGTCTGGAGCCTGTTGCGACGCTTGAGGGGGATTACGACATGCCGAGCGGGCATCAGCAGACAACCCTTCTGCTTCAGGAAGCCAGGCCCACGGCGATCTATTGTTGTAATGAAGAGATGGCCCTGGGCGCGATGCTGGCGATTAACGAACGCGGGCTGCGCATCCCACAGGATATCTCGTTAATCTGCTACGACAGCGGGGAGCGTGCCCCGTTTGTCCGCCCGGCATTAACCAGCGTCCATTTCCCGATTAGCGAAATGGCACGCTACGCGACGTGGAAATTATTGAATGAACACTGCGAGAAAGAAAGTTTCCTGCCGCAGATTGTTCACCGTGATTCAGTGCGGGGCAATCAGTAA